GCCTAACGCACCGTCATTGGAAAGCCGTCACTTCCTTGGTACTGATGAGTCTGGTCGAGATGTCCTTGCCCGTTTGATCTACGGCTTTCGCATCGCTATCTGGTTTGCGGTACTGACGCTGGCAATCTGTTATACCATCGGTGTGTTGGTAGGGTGCTTGATGGGCTACCTTGGCGGCAAGTTTGATTTGGTCATGCAGCGGATCATCGAAGTGTGGTCTATGGTGCCGTTCCTTTACGTCATCATGATTATGGTGTCGATCATACAACCGAGTTTCTTCCTCTTCGTGTTGATAAACGTACTCTTTGGCTGGATAGGGATAACGTGGTACATGCGTACCATGACCTATAAAGAAAAAGCGCGAGAGTACGTGATGGCGGCAAAAGCGCAGGGTGCAGGTACATGGCGAGTGATCACTAAGCACATCTTGCCAAATACCATGGTCATGATCGTGACGCTCGCCCCTTTCGGTATCGTCACCAACATTACCATGCTGACGGCGTTGGATTACTTAGGGTTGGGTCTTGTGCCACCCACACCAAGTTGGGGGGATCTCCTTCAGCAAGGTAAATCGAATCTGAATGCGTGGTGGATCATGTCGTCTGTCGTCGGCGCGATTGTCACTGTTCTTACTATGGTGACCTTTATCGGTGAAGGTGTTCGCGAAGCCTTTGACCCGAAAAAGCACACTCGTTACACCTGATGCACGGATTCACTATGAAGCAATATTTACTGTCCGCCGCGAAGGCGGACAAGAAAGCAAGGGAGCTGCCAATGAAAAAATTACTAATGAGCCTGACAGCCTTGTCAGCAATGTGGCTGTCACCGAGCTGGGCAAACACGCTGCCTGAAGGCCTGAACTGGATTAACAATAACGACCAAGCCACCTTTGGTGATGCAAATGCGAAACAAGGCGGAACTTACCGCTTACGTATCGAGAGTTTTCCGCTAACCATGCGCACAGTGGGGCCGGATTCGAACGGTTCATTCCGTCCCTTCTTGTTAGATGGCAACCCGCTTTTGATGCAAATGCATCCAAATACCCGCAAGAACATTCCGGCGATCGCCAAGGAATGGGCATATG
This DNA window, taken from Thaumasiovibrio subtropicus, encodes the following:
- a CDS encoding ABC transporter permease — encoded protein: MKLDPLTKKKIRRFRSIKRSYYSFIILSTLILLASVAELFVNNKALVVSYQGSLYFPTYSAVRTGQFFGEDYEYEANYRELKQKFDEADEGNWVLMPIVPWNPYEQDFNGEAYPPNAPSLESRHFLGTDESGRDVLARLIYGFRIAIWFAVLTLAICYTIGVLVGCLMGYLGGKFDLVMQRIIEVWSMVPFLYVIMIMVSIIQPSFFLFVLINVLFGWIGITWYMRTMTYKEKAREYVMAAKAQGAGTWRVITKHILPNTMVMIVTLAPFGIVTNITMLTALDYLGLGLVPPTPSWGDLLQQGKSNLNAWWIMSSVVGAIVTVLTMVTFIGEGVREAFDPKKHTRYT